The genomic stretch GAAGAAGCTCAGCTACAACTCGGTGGTGGAGATCGTGCTGCAGAACCCGGCGGCCGTCCCGACGGAGAACCACCCGATCCACCTCcacggcttcaacttcttcgtgCTGGCGCAGGGGATGGGCAGCTTCACGCCGGGCAGCGTGGCCTACAACCTCGTGGACCCGGTGGCCCGCAACACCATCGCCGTGCCCGGCGGTGGCTGGGCCGTCATCCGGTTCGTCGCCAACAATCCAGGTAGGAATATACTCCCTTCTTCTCTAGATTCAGCCCATAGGATACGTGGGCCTAGGCCTACTTCTACATTTTGGGCCTAACGAGTGGGCTGAAACTTTGAACTCAACGCAGGGATGTGGTTCTTTCACTGCCACCTGGACCCGCACGTGCCCATGGGCCTGGGCATGGTGTTCCAGGTGGAGAGCGGGACGACGCCCGGCTCGACGCTCCCTACGCCGCCGGGGGATTGGGTGGGAGTATGCGACGCGCAGCACtacgcggccgcggcggcggtagCGGCAGCGCCGGTGCCAGTCCCTGCCCCGGCCCAAGCCCCAACACTAGCGCCGGCACCAGCAGAATCGCCACGGACGGCGGGATCGCCGCGGCAATCTCCGCGCGCGGTGGACCACAAACCGTCGCCCAACCTTCCTCAGCACAAGGAGCACACGGGTACCTCCGGCTCCTCCAATTCCGCTGCAGGACCTGGACGGAGATCAACCGGGAACCTCGCTTGTTTCTTGTGTTATGTTCTTCTTCTCTTTGTTCTTCATGAACACATGGCCTAGTTCATGTGAAGCTTAGGCGTGATAGTGATACCCACTCAAAATATACAGTTTTGTTCGTTCGTGTAAGTAAATGTGATAATTGTTTTTCGTTTTTCATTTTTTATACATGTGTATATGGATTTATATCCTGATGTAATTGTGTGACCTTTTCCTTCACCTCCATAGGGGAAGTTGTGCATAGCAAAGTTCAGGCTTCAGATTGATTGACTGTGTATTCCTGACACAAGCATAAACGTACTGAAGTTTACGATTACAGATGGcaactttttgttttgttttgttttgttttgttttacgTTCCAACAACTTGATTGCGCCAGCTGTGGATTGCTAAACATGCATACGTACTTGGCCTAGCAAGAGCCTGAAGGACAACAGTCACCGAAGGACCTAGTCGACTGACGACATTCTTGCCCAGTCGCAATTCATTTGAATTTTTTGGTTAAAAGTGTCAATCATACTTACCATTGTCAATGCTGCGTAGCTTATGTTCAATTAATGGCCCTGGTCACTTCATTTTGTGGGTATAATTTACAATTTGTCGTTAGCAGAGCAACGTAAGCATGATTGTTTCAGTATGATGGAGTCTAGCTATACAGAAACAGACCACTTCTTTTGcacaaagaaaaaagagaaataaTCCACCGAGATCACCATTAATCCTACGCCGGACACCAGAAATGCCAGAGGTTGACTTCGTAGAAGATGATGGTTGTCAACTGAACAGAACCAACAGCATCATGCTCCTGATCCTGATCTGTTGAAATTGAATTCACAAGCAACTGCACCCAGTCGCGCACCGCTGCAGGTGACATATGCGTTAACTTTGTGTCTTCATGACCAAGAAAATCTATAACAAATCAATAAATGATTTGATGAAGCCGGCTTGCTTTTCAGTTTTCCCCCGGTAGAACAGTTTCGAGGTTATTTCTTTGCTGAAACGATCCAGCTGACCTCTAGTTATTCAGAGACAGAGCTGAGTAAAACAATATAAGAAATCACTAGGTCATGGACAGATTTACTTTTACTGGACGCGCACAGAAACAGATTTCCAAAATCCAGGAATCTTCTGTAAGTTGAGGGCCGGCAAATTCAACGTACATACCTTTCGAACAGCCTAGCCTAGCCAGTGTGTTACGTTCGACAAATGGCCATGCAGGCTTACGGTTCGCCGAAATGCATATTTTTGTTCTTATTTTCTGAAAGCGAGACTACAGTTCTGACTTGCGACAACTTGAACGCACTGATCTACCTACTCCGGCCGTGTCGTCTCCGTGCATGGCGTCAAAGTTCTGAGAAAGCATTGAGGGAGGCATGCAGTATAAAAGTCATGAACAAATTAGCACTAAACCGAAAACCGTTGAAGAGCATATTATGTGGCATCACACAAGACTGTCGTAGTTCACACATGGTTAAACATATCTTCTTGGTACTGATACACAAAGTACTACAACATGTGTGTTGCAAGACTTGACTCTGGATTAATCAACAGCTTCAGGGAAAGAAGAACCTAGTGAAAAAGTCTAGAACAAAGTGCAACAACTACACCAAAAGAAAAGGGATCGATAATGCATAGTCAGATCGAATGACGATGCGCCTGACAAAGTATTCCTATGTAGTCGCAGTCTGATTACCTCCGTTACTCAACCTCTCTCACGCTACACGGTAACGCTAGGTCATTTGTAGGCGCAAGCACGACCCGTTCTGAGAATATAAATTATCTATAACTTGCTCCAAGATAGAGTCGTGTTTGTATAAATATGGGCGCCAAGCCGGTACGCCGGTACGTTCCTCAGTTGCTTTTGTTTGCATCTTATGCATCCTCGTCTCTCGTCTCTTAGAAGAGGGTCAGGATATCATGGCGCGGGCAGCCAAGCTGCTGGCGCTGCTCATTGCGGCGTTGTGCACGGCGGCGACGATGGCGAACGCGGCGGTCGTGGAGCACACCTTCAATGTAATAACCCTCTTGTAATAAACCTTTCTGTTTCGGTCGGTCTTTTGGAAGCTTGCATTTTCCGTACCCCATGCCGTAATAACTTGTGTCGTAtttatcattgcatatatataaaCTAACTTGTCTGTCCATGCACGTACATACGTAACCGTTGAATTAGGTGGGCGGCATGAGCATCTCGCAGCTGTGCATGAACAGCGTGATATACACGGTGAACCAGCAGATGCCGGGACCGACCATCGAGGTTAACGAAGGCGACACTCTCGTCGTCCACGTCGTCAACGGGTCGCCGTACCCAGTGTCGGTCCATTGGTAAGTACAAGCACGAGTCGTCCCGTATCCTGAAGAACTGAACAATTGCGTCGTCAACGGATCGCCAATATATGGCAGGCCCGCGCTGCCGCGCCTACGTTTTTTttctctgtctctctctctctctctctttctgatGCGCTTCGCTGCGTGTGCAGGCACGGCATCTTTCAGCTGCGGAGCGGGTGGGCGGACGGCGCCAACATGATCACGCAGTGCCCGATACAGCCTTCCGCCAAGTTCACCTACGCGTTCAACATCACCGGGCAGGAGGGCACGCTGTGGTGGCACGCGCACGCCTCCATGCTCCGGGCCACCATCTACGGCGCGCTCATCATCAAGCCCAGGAACGGCCCCAGGGGCTACCCGTTCCCCAAGCCCTACGCCGAGATCCCCATCCTGCTAGGTACGGTACGGTACGGTACTACCCATTGCCCATTCCTGCCAAGGCTGCTGACGCTGTGATCCGTTGTGGTGCGTTCCTGACCGTTGTGTACAAATTCTCTTGCACAGGCGAGTGGTGGAACAAAaatgtggacgacgtggagaAGGATGGGCTCTTGACCGGCCTTGGCCCGGCGATGTCCGACGCCTTCACCATCAACGGCTTCACGGGCGAGCAGCCGTCTTGCAGAGGTACGGCCGGCGGCACACGATCAAGCCCTGTCCCGTGTTACGAAATTCGTGTCTCCGCGGACATAACATAACCCCTGTCACCTGTGCATGTATCCGGTTTTGCCAAAACCAAGCAGGCGCCGGCGCGTACCAAGTGGAGGTGGAGTCCGGCAAGACGTACCTGCTCCGCATCATCAACGCCGCGGTCGATTCCGAGCTGTTCTTCAAGGTGGCCGGCCACGCCTTCACCGTGGTGGCCGCCGACGCCAGCTACACCAACCCTTACCCCACCGACGTGATCGTCATCGCGCCGGGCCAGACCGTGGACGCGCTCATGACCGCCTCCGCCGCGCCGGGGCGCTACCTCATGGCGGCGCACGCGTTCGAGAGCAAGACCGCGGCCAACCCGCCGCCGTTCGACAACACCACGGCCACGGCCGTCGTCAGGTACAAGGGCGTGCCCGACTACGCCCCCGCCGCCATGCCGGCGCTGCCGGCGCACACCGACGTCGTCACCGCCGGCAGGTTCTACTGGTCCATGACGGGACTCGTCCGGCGGGGCGATCCCGTCGTGCCGAGGAACGTCGACCACAGCATGGTCGTCGCGTTCGGGCTCGACCAGGTGCCGTGCGCTCCGGAGCAGACCAAGTGCCAGGGGTTCGCGGTCGTCGCGTCCATGAACAGGTACTCCTTCCGGTTCCCGGACAAGGTGTCGCTCCTCGAGGCGTTCTTCAGGGGCGTCCCCAACGTGTACTCTGAGGACTTCCcgggcgcgccgccgccggtgccggCGCCCAGGAAGGTCACGTCGGTGAGGAAGGTGAACTTCAACGACGTCGTCGAGGTGGTGCTGCAGAGCCAAGAGTACAGCAGCGCCCTCGGCACCGAGAACCACCCGATCCACCTGCACGGGTTCAACTTCTTCGTGCTGGCGCAGGGGCTCGGGCGATTCGACGCTTCCATGAAGAGCAAGTACAATCTCGTGAACCCGCAGGTGCGCAACACCATAGCCGTGCCGGCCGGCGGCTGGGCAGTCATCCGTTTCACGGCGGACAATCCAGGTGAGAGAGACTTCGCAACACACAGACTTGTTCATCAGAATTTGAGATGCTGATCCTAATTTCGATATCGCGATGAAATCGCAGGTATGTGGTTCATGCACTGTCACTTCGACATGCACCTGCCGTTGGGGCTGGCAATGGTCTTCGAGGTGCTCGATGGTCCGGCGCCGAATCTGCTTCCTCCACCTCCCGCGGGCTTTCCCAAGT from Sorghum bicolor cultivar BTx623 chromosome 3, Sorghum_bicolor_NCBIv3, whole genome shotgun sequence encodes the following:
- the LOC8060100 gene encoding laccase-8, producing the protein MARAAKLLALLIAALCTAATMANAAVVEHTFNVGGMSISQLCMNSVIYTVNQQMPGPTIEVNEGDTLVVHVVNGSPYPVSVHWHGIFQLRSGWADGANMITQCPIQPSAKFTYAFNITGQEGTLWWHAHASMLRATIYGALIIKPRNGPRGYPFPKPYAEIPILLGEWWNKNVDDVEKDGLLTGLGPAMSDAFTINGFTGEQPSCRGAGAYQVEVESGKTYLLRIINAAVDSELFFKVAGHAFTVVAADASYTNPYPTDVIVIAPGQTVDALMTASAAPGRYLMAAHAFESKTAANPPPFDNTTATAVVRYKGVPDYAPAAMPALPAHTDVVTAGRFYWSMTGLVRRGDPVVPRNVDHSMVVAFGLDQVPCAPEQTKCQGFAVVASMNRYSFRFPDKVSLLEAFFRGVPNVYSEDFPGAPPPVPAPRKVTSVRKVNFNDVVEVVLQSQEYSSALGTENHPIHLHGFNFFVLAQGLGRFDASMKSKYNLVNPQVRNTIAVPAGGWAVIRFTADNPGMWFMHCHFDMHLPLGLAMVFEVLDGPAPNLLPPPPAGFPKCH